In Acinonyx jubatus isolate Ajub_Pintada_27869175 chromosome B3, VMU_Ajub_asm_v1.0, whole genome shotgun sequence, a genomic segment contains:
- the MAGEL2 gene encoding MAGE-like protein 2, producing MSQLSKNLGDSSPPAEAPKPPVYSRPTVLMRAPPASSRAPPVPWDPPPIDLQASLAAWQAPQPAWEAPQGQPPTPVAQMAQPPALGGPMVQAPPLGGPMGKPPTPGVLMIHPPPPGTPMAQPPTPGVLMMHPSAPGAPMAHPPPPGTPMAHPPPPGTPMAHPPPPGTPMVHPPPPGTPMAHPPPPGTPMAHPPPPGTPMAHPPPPGTPMAQPPTPGVLMAQPLTPGVLMVQPPAPGAPMAQPPPPAALIAQPPPPGAPMAKPPGPGVLMIHPPGSRAPITQPAASGTPMAQPTAPPAQQPLASWAPQAQPLILQIQSQVIRAPPQVPQGPQAPPAQLATPPGWQATSPGWQAPPQGWQATPLAWQATQVTWQAPTITWQAPPVRQGPPPIRPGPPPIRPGPPPVRQAPPPIRQAPPLIRQAPPPIRPAPQVLASPPPLWQALPPPPPLRQAPQARLPSTQVRAAPQVRAAPQVPTAPPATQVPTAPPAGPQAPQAVLSAPLSAPQPTHCPPIIWQAPKGQAPVPHELPTSMEFQEVQQAQALAWQAPKAPGQFWQSVPTQEAQRQGPPLVQMEQPFQGVPASQKALQIQLPTQQAQPSGPQAELPTLQLQPSWQGPPTALQGQPGAPIAAANFPMGSAKSLMTPSGESRASSIERRTSSKERRTSSKERRAPSKDRMIFAATFCAPKAVSAARAHLPTAWKNLPATSENFTATSRVFPTTSRFQPASSNAFQGPSAPSETPKSLPLALQDPFACVEALPAVPWVPQPNVNASKASQAVPTILMATAAAPKAMATIQEASKTSAEPPRRSGKATRKKKHLNTEEDSSGQMLALRDWQAPRPWENLNLNDWEIENPIQVLGDWEGPSTSRGLSGWEGPSTSRILSGWEGPSTTWALSAWEGPSTSRALGLWESPGSPQPLIISEFTSLSQGFGATQNDPRLETQPLSPLDERANALVQFLLVKDQAKVPIKRSEMVKFIIREYKDECLDIINRANNKLECVFGYQLKEIDPENHSYIIINKLGHHKGEPVASYLDRPKLGLLMVVLSLIFMKGNCVRENMIFNFLYRLGLDVRETHALFGNTKKLITEVFVRQKYLEYRRIPYTEPAEYEFLWGPRAFLETSKMLVLRFLAKLHKRDPRCWPFQYFEALAECESEDLDEDEPGSGDNAGDPTSSSPPR from the coding sequence ATGTCGCAGCTAAGTAAGAATTTGGGTGATTCGAGTCCCCCGGCCGAGGCCCCCAAGCCTCCGGTCTATAGCCGCCCTACGGTTCTGATGCGGGCCCCGCCCGCCTCCTCTCGGGCTCCGCCAGTCCCTTGGGATCCACCTCCGATTGATTTGCAGGCTTCACTGGCCGCTTGGCAGGCACctcagcctgcttgggaggcCCCACAGGGCCAGCCGCCTACCCCAGTGGCTCAGATGGCCCAACCTCCGGCCCTGGGGGGCCCGATGGTCCAGGCTCCCCCTCTGGGAGGCCCGATGGGCAAGCCTCCGACTCCCGGAGTCCTGATGatccatcctccccctccgggaACCCCGATGGCCCAGCCTCCGACTCCGGGAGTCCTGATGATGCATCCTTCAGCTCCCGGAGCCCCGATGgcccatcctccccctccggggaCCCCAATGgcccatcctccccctccgggaACCCCAATGgcccatcctccccctccggggaCCCCGATGGttcatcctccccctccggggaCACCGATGGCgcatcctccccctccggggaCACCGATGGCTCACCCTCCCCCTCCGGGGACACCGATGgcccatcctccccctccggggaCCCCGATGGCCCAGCCTCCGACTCCAGGAGTCCTGATGGCCCAGCCTCTGACTCCGGGAGTCCTGATGGTCCAGCCTCCTGCTCCGGGAGCCCCGATGGCTCAGCCTCCGCCCCCGGCAGCCTTGATTGCCCAGCCTCCGCCTCCAGGAGCCCCGATGGCCAAGCCTCCTGGTCCCGGAGTCCTGATGATTCATCCTCCAGGTTCGAGAGCTCCGATCACGCAGCCTGCAGCTTCAGGAACCCCGATGGCACAGCCGACAGCCCCACCTGCACAGCAGCCTCTGGCGTCCTGGGCCCCACAGGCTCAGCCTCTGATTCTGCAAATCCAGTCTCAGGTTATAAGGGCTCCTCCGCAGGTTCCCCAGGGCCCACAGGCCCCGCCGGCGCAGCTGGCCACACCCCCGGGCTGGCAGGCCACCTCGCCGGGCTGGCAAGCCCCGCCACAAGGCTGGCAAGCCACACCTCTGGCTTGGCAGGCCACGCAGGTCACTTGGCAGGCTCCGACAATTACCTGGCAGGCACCACCTGTGCGCCAGGGCCCACCGCCCATCCGGCCGGGCCCACCGCCCATCCGGCCGGGTCCCCCGCCAGTGCGCCAGGCTCCACCCCCGATCCGCCAGGCACCACCGCTGATACGCCAGGCACCACCACCCATCCGGCCTGCCCCACAGGTCCTGGCCAGCCCACCACCGCTCTGGCAGGCcctgccgcccccgccgccgctgCGGCAGGCCCCGCAGGCTAGGCTGCCCTCCACGCAGGTGCGGGCGGCGCCACAGGTGCGGGCAGCGCCACAGGTGCCCACTGCCCCACCAGCAACGCAGGTGCCCACGGCGCCTCCTGCTGGCCCGCAGGCGCCCCAGGCTGTGCTGTCGGCCCCTTTGTCGGCCCCACAGCCTACACACTGCCCGCCCATCATCTGGCAGGCCCCCAAAGGCCAAGCCCCAGTGCCACACGAGCTGCCAACGTCGATGGAGTTCCAGGAAGTGCAGCAAGCCCAGGCTCTGGCCTGGCAGGCTCCTAAGGCTCCTGGGCAGTTCTGGCAGTCTGTGCccacccaggaggcccagagGCAGGGCCCACCACTGGTTCAGATGGAGCAGCCCTTTCAGGGGGTCCCGGCCTCCCAAAAGGCCCTCCAAATCCAGCTACCCACCCAGCAGGCCCAGCCCTCGGGCCCGCAAGCAGAGCTGCCCACCTTGCAACTCCAGCCCTCCTGGCAAGGCCCCCCTACAGCCTTGCAGGGCCAGCCCGGAGCTCCCATAGCGGCAGCAAATTTTCCCATGGGCTCCGCTAAATCACTGATGACTCCATCGGGAGAATCCAGGGCCTCTTCAATTGAACGCAGGACCTCTTCGAAGGAACGCAGGACCTCTTCAAAGGAACGCAGGGCCCCTTCGAAGGATCGCATGATCTTCGCTGCCACTTTTTGTGCTCCAAAGGCAGTGTCAGCTGCCCGAGCACACCTGCCGACTGCCTGGAAAAACTTGCCTGCCACATCGGAGAACTTCACTGCCACTTCAAGAGTCTTTCCAACTACCTCCCGGTTCCAGCCTGCCTCTTCTAATGCCTTTCAGGGCCCATCTGCCCCCTCAGAGACCCCGAAGTCACTGCCACTTGCTCTGCAGGATCCATTTGCCTGTGTGGAGGCCCTGCCTGCAGTTCCATGGGTTCCACAGCCCAATGTGAATGCTTCAAAAGCATCCCAGGCAGTGCCTACCATCCTGATGGCTACGGCAGCTGCCCCCAAGGCAATGGCCACCATTCAAGAGGCCTCGAAAACCTCTGCTGAGCCTCCACGTCGCTCTGGCAAAGCTACCCGGAAGAAGAAACATCTGAATACCGAAGAGGACAGCAGTGGCCAAATGCTGGCCCTGCGTGACTGGCAGGCACCGAGACCCTGGGAAAATCTGAACTTGAATGACTGGGAGATTGAAAACCCTATCCAGGTCCTGGGTGACTGGGAGGGCCCAAGTACCTCCCGCGGCCTGAGTGGCTGGGAGGGCCCTAGTACCTCCAGGATCCTGAGTGGATGGGAAGGGCCCAGCACAACTTGGGCTCTGAGTGCCTGGGAGGGCCCAAGCACTTCGAGGGCCCTGGGTCTCTGGGAAAGCCCAGGTAGCCCTCAGCCCTTGATTATCTCTGAGTTCACCAGTCTCTCTCAGGGATTTGGTGCCACCCAGAATGACCCCAGGTTGGAGACTCAGCCATTGTCTCCCTTGGATGAGAGAGCAAATGCATTGGTGCAGTTCCTCTTGGTCAAGGACCAAGCCAAGGTGCCCATCAAGCGCTCAGAGATGGTGAAATTCATCATTCGTGAATATAAAGATGAGTGCTTGGATATCATTAACCGTGCCAACAATAAGCTAGAGTGTGTCTTTGGTTATCAATTGAAAGAAATTGATCCTGAAAACCACTCTTACATTATCATCAACAAGCTGGGGCACCATAAGGGTGAACCAGTGGCATCCTACTTAGACAGGCCCAAGTTAGGCCTTCTTATGGTGGTCCTGAGTCTCATCTTTATGAAAGGCAATTGTGTCAGGGAGAACATGATCTTTAATTTTCTGTACAGGTTAGGCTTGGATGTCCGAGAGACACATGCTCTCTTCGGAAATACAAAGAAGCTCATCACCGAAGTGTTTGTAAGGCAGAAGTACCTAGAGTACAGGCGAATACCCTATACAGAGCCAGCAGAATATGAGTTCCTCTGGGGCCCCCGAGCATTCCTAGAAACCAGCAAGATGCTTGTTTTGAGGTTTTTGGCCAAGCTCCATAAGAGAGATCCACGGTGCTGGCCTTTCCAGTACTTTGAAGCACTGGCAGAGTGTGAATCTGAAGATTTGGATGAGGATGAGCCCGGATCTGGTGATAATGCTGGTGACCCCACCAGCAGTTCCCCTCCCCGCTAA